Part of the Cyclopterus lumpus isolate fCycLum1 chromosome 16, fCycLum1.pri, whole genome shotgun sequence genome, TATTCCATCAATACCTTCTCTTTGTCCAACCGCAGGTTTCCAGTGGTCAGGGTGCAGTGACAACCTGTCCTACGGTGTGGCTTTCTCCCAAACATTTGTGGATGAACCAGAACGAGCCAAGGGGCTTTCGTCAGGGCGCCCACTCATGAACCTCCACAACAACGAGGCTGGTCGAAAGGTTGAACTGGAAGACGTCTCAGTTCATTTACAAGTCTTTGACCTCCGTGAGATTTAATTTACGCTTGCTTATAATAACTAGTATGTCATCCTCAGGCCATCCTTCACAACATGCAGGTGGAGTGTAAGTGTCATGGCGTCTCCGGCTCCTGTGAGTTGAGGACCTGCTGGAAGGTTATGCCCCCATTCAGGCGCGTTGGTGTTGTGCTCAAAGAACGCTTTGATGGAGCCACAGAGGTATCAGAAAACACCTTGTGCTTCTTTCAGCTCAGTTGGTGAACAAATGAAGCGGTCACTAAGATATGAAAGTACATTCTCAGTATCAGTTCCcagtcagtctctctctctctctcatcctcctcttagGTTCGCCTGACTCGTATAGGATCCAGAACAGCCCTGCTCCCCCGTGACCCACAGGTCAAACCCCCTGCTGCCAGAGACCTTGTGTACCTTGCTCCGTCTCCAGATTTCTGCCATCTAGACCCTGACAACGGTATCCCTGGGACCGCCGGTAGGAGATGCAACGGTAAGAATacttcacagggaaaaagaaaaaaaaaaaaatccagattATCCAATTTATCAATCGCAACAATCACAGAACAATGATGCTGCCGTCTTCTAAAACATTCCCAGGAACCTCTCGACTGGCACCAGATGGCTGCGAGCTGGTGTGCTGCGGGCCGGGGTACAGAGCAGGCCGGGCTGAGGTGGTGCAGCGCTGCTCCTGCAAGTTTTCCTGGTGCTGCTCAGTCCGCTGCCAGCAGTGCAAGAACACAGTCACCATTCACACCTGCAGAGTCTAGGAGGGCTCAAACAAGACCATACCGGTTGAGCGGAAAGATCCAAACAAACCACGAGACCAAAACTAGTGAACACAAGACGGGATAATGACAACGTAGACAGTGACGCGACAAATTGTCTTAAATTCTCGCCAAAAGCAGTGTTAATTTAGTCAAGTTTGAGGATTCTGTTGTAAAAGCTGCAAAGTTAGTGCATATGTAAAACGCAAGCAACAATGACAAAGCATCAACAGTAAGCAAGGTACAAACTAATATCACCGTCAGGTGGGCAGGCacaacatgcacgcacacacactcagttaaTCTCGCATTTAACTGACAAAGCATTTAAAGCTGTACTTAACCAAAACTAACAGGGAAATGTTGCAGCACTATTCTTATTTTATGCCAACTATTTGCGTCATAGACTAGCAGGTCTTTGaacatttactgtatttaagtttaggtatatttatttgtatatccaAGTCTTTGCTTTACTTCAGCAGACAtctttaaatagaaaaaaataacttattCTTACATTAGTTTCCGTCTTGTTTTTTGCCCCTCACCTTCACGTGGAagtcttctcttcctctgtatGTTCCTGCTCCAGAAGCGCTTTTAGGTCTGTTCAAGAAATCTAATAAAAACAGTAGTTTTATCCAAAATACCACAATATGTTTGAGTTTCTTATTGACCAGACGTGACACGAAGATATTGTCACACTTGAAATTCTTGACTCCGGCACACAGGTTAGCTGCCAAGTGAAAGGTACCCTGTTGAGTGTTTGACCAGAGGCCCTTTGGCCCAATGTTTAGTTCAATGCTGGGAGAGGATCGTCCAGGCTGGACACGATTGTAGTTCGGAGACATTCGTTGTCTGTTTCtttagctgtgtctacggtgtataatgtaacatgtaaagtgtctttgagtatcttaaaaagcgctatatatattaaatggattattattatttatattttaaaaagtacataATGTATGCCAGCccgaaaacaaagattgactaTTAGTGCTGTGACacattatgtttttaatgtgtcaCAGCACTAATAGTCAATCTTTCAAATATCCAAAGATTGAAAAGAATGGCTACAGacgaataaaatgtatttaacacaTTTGTTAGGCCTCAAAAGGTACACACAATGTTTTTAGTGAGAAACAATGAATAGGGACAtgagaaatactttttaatgtGGTTAACTAGAGTTATCCCTCTTATGATTTGTCATACATGCAGTATTTTCCCTCCATTATACAAAACAATGACTACTTTCCATGTCATTAAAccgttttattaaaaatatccTGTGATTACAAACACCCAGAAAATTACTAGCAAAGGTTAGCATCTCAATCTGTATCAAGATTAAGATATATTCAAAACATTACAACTTAATTTGTTATATTATCAATTGCTCAAAATTGGTAGActagcaataaaaaaaaaataaaaaaaagatttatatcttgatcaaataaaaaggtaaagtTTCAAAATGAATAACTGTTAAGATTTTCCCAAAACAGTCACgaaattaaaacaatatacatgacaataaaatagaaattcaTAATTCAACTGAAGAGGGGACATTGGTGAAAATGAACTTGGCCTCCCCAGAAGTCTCTGAGAATTGGAAGACAGTAACCTTTACAGACATCTATCTTTATTTGGAATGACAATGCATTTCTTGTGCTTCCACTACTTAATCCAAAAGGGTCcggaaagaaagcaaatagaGTACCACTCTACATTAAGTTGCCCCTTTAAATTAATTAGTCAAAGTTCACTGAAAGACTAGATGTTAAGTGTTTCCCCATTTATATTTCACAACACTGAATGTTAAAGAACAAATAGGCCAACATGAGTAAAACCGAGGAGGTAAAAGTATTAACTATATAAAAGAATCTGTCTTGAAAATAAATGGAGCGATAGTGACAGGCAGGGGGGGCCCGCCCCACCTGAAAATTTGTAGAGAGAACACTGCAATTTCTAAAAGCTTTCCGAAAAGGAGATAGGTGACACTGCATGCTGAACCGTTGCTCCCCCAGCCtcttttaaagtttattttgaaggcacaATCAATGTACACGTGCTTTAGAATAAGTCTCAATGGCATTGTACCTCCCTTGCCCTTTTGGTTGGTCCTTTCTTTCATAATGGCCATTGATCTGTCTCATGCTTTGATTCACCCCACCTATTACACTGGTACGTGTCCCGTTGTGGTTGTTCATCTATAGCAGGACAcacctctttttgtttttcatctcagGAGGCTCCAGTGCTGCCAGGATGGCCTCGTCAAACACATTCTTAAGTCCTCGCTGGTTGCAGAGAACagagataaagacagagagTGATCATTTAAATACAGACTATTATTAGAGCCTGGTTTATCAAACAATTTGTTGCTTTCAATTTCACAATTTGATGAAAACTCAACATTGCCCCATACCTGTGTCAGAGCAGAGCACTCCACGTATTTGACAGCCTTCAGCTCACGAGCAAGCTTCTCTCCGCTCTCAATATATAGGGGGCGCTGTTTGTTCTTCGCCAGCTTCTCGATCGTGTTGCTGTCTTCCCGAAGATCCACCTGAGTGCCCACTAACAGGAAGGGTGTGCGTGGGCAGTGGTGAGAAATCTCAGGAACCCACTGGGGAAATAAAATATTAAGATTGGATCCATGTTGTCTTCCTTCCCAGCCCTGTCTAGAACTGGGAACCTCAATACTTTTTTGGAACCaaactaaatgtgttttatgcttGAGTTTTGAAAACTGTCAAGTACTGAAAGCTAGAACGGAATGTCTGGTCggatatttttttatgaatataatGAATACACTCAGACAATTTTGTTTATGCAATGAACATTCTTTTGCAGATGTTTGTGTTTAGGCAGCATGTCATATTTGAGGaattttgcttgtttgtttaattagaaaagagaaaaaaatagtagaaatgtatatttctcAGTTtcaggaataaaagaaaacatattttatcatATCTTCTCTAGTTTTAGAAAAATCCACACAATCCTCAGTCCTTGTTACATCTGTAGAGCTTACATGATTACTAGAAAATTCAATTTCAAAATTCTATTAAATAATTTGATAATAGATTCATCTTCAAGCAATCTTGTGAGCAGAAATGTCAAACGTTCCCAATTTGTGAAATTGTAATGGACATTTTTTCCcctaacattttatttaactataaaaaaattatttaaaaaaaagaaaataactaatCAAAGAAGAAATCAATCCTAACCCTACCTGTCTGTTAAAAAACTCAAGCACTTTACACAAAAGCCAaggtcatgtttttttctcaatcagtgaaaaaagaaaatgaaaaagatttgAAAGCAGAccttttctttgacattttcaaaagatGATGGGGAGACGACGGAGAAGCAAACAAGGAACACATCTGTCTGTGGATAGCTGAGGGGACGCAGCCGGTCATAATCCTCCTGACCTGTGAGCAACAATCACAAgagaaaaaaacgtttttctccttgttttaaaagtgaaaaaaaagaaataaaaaaaagagaccttCAAAAACATTCTCGTTACCTGCTGTGTCAAATAGGCCGAGTGTATAGGGCTCCCCCCCAATCATCACCGTCACTGCATAATTGTCAAAAACCTTTTTGaagaacacacaaaaagacaaataattcAAAATGCAGCATATTTGAAGAATTAATACAATGACAGAGCATTTCAAAGTTGATGTGTTAATTCATACTGTACTTTTCAACAGCATTCAGCCTTCATTAAATCCTCTTACCGTCGGCACATATTCTGAAGGGAACTTGTTGGTTGTGTAGGAGATCAGTAAGCAGGTCTTTCCGACTGCACCGTCACCTACCACTACACATTTTATAGTCTGCATCTacagagataaaaagaaaatagaaaacatcACATGAGTCTGCAAACACAACCCAGTATATCAGACAgttagagacagacacagagaggaagtaACCAAATATTAACAATGTTACGGATGACAGACTGACAAAGAGCTACGACAGATATAACAATTTGCAACCATTTTGCAGTAGGTACATTTACTTGAGTATTGATTTTGTCAATGTATTCTCCTTCTCCACTACATGAGGGgaacattgtatttttttaactcttttaCACATTTGACATATATAATTACTAGTTGGTGACTAGTAAAAAGTAGCTGTGCCTTAACTCGCTACAACATTTCAATGCTGCTAGCACAACAATGCATCAGTAATTATAACCAGAATATTCAGATTTGACTGTATACAGAATAGTGTTTCTGCTATTTAGCAGATtaatacaaaaagacaaaataatagaaatatcTTTCAGCGTCAACTGAAAGTCTCTGTAATTGTTTAAGGCTTGGAATTTGTTTGATATTGTTATAAGCCATTTTCAGGACAGATAGAAAAGTGTCTACTAGTACAATTTCTCAATTAACAGATGAAATGTATACACTCTTTAATGCCTGAAGAACCCTGAAGAAGTGGTATTTTGGGGTGTAGTAAAGAGAAATAGTACAAATCTTGACATAAATCGTGCTGTGCTTGTTACTACATGTGCGTGCAAACGCGTATTGATGACAGTGAATCACTTCCGCATCGGCGACATACCAAAGAtgttggagagagaaaaaacgaCGGCCTATCAGCCGAATGTAGCTTTGAAGCGGATACTGCTCCACACTTccgctaaataaaaaaagcagctcATTGGACTAACTGAGGGTTAACTTAAACTTTAGAAAATCACTCAAACTTGATGAGCTATAACTGACATAGAAACGAGATGTTAAAGCAGAGCCAAATTTAAGTTACATAAAGTTAATGAAGTGATTGTTTTAGCTCagataaaatgtcaaaatgaaaaGTGTCAACTGTCAAACTGTTGCCACAGTTATCGCAGTTATTAAACTAACAACAGCTTAatctgtaaagaaaaacacgattAAATACTCGCTCAAACAGCGGGGGAAACAGACAACAACTTCAACACCCAGATTGACGTTAGCCAACACTCCACTAAGCTTGATGGTAACATTACACGAATTTAGAAACAAATTCACAAGCATTTCCTCTCGGTAGGAGCTTTGTATTGTTAAAGGAACACTCCATAAGTTTGCCACTGTATAGTTAATCATAAATAGTAATTTCAGACTGTTCTTCTAACTCTACTTACCGTTTTTCTTCGGACAGGTTAGGCGTTGGTTACATCCGGGTTTGAGGGTCGAATTACTTAGTGCGCAGCCGCAGACCGTCCGAGCCACACTTACGTCTTTATGATCTGTAGAATAGAAACAGCACCGACTGGTGGACAGAATGGCACATAGCATGACATTTACtgcatctatctatctatctatctatctgcaCATTATATCCTTTCATTGCCACACGTTCTTCATGCACTGTGTGCCTGTACCACACATGTGTGACCTGTATACAGATTAtgattatattatgttttaataGCTCATACAAACAAATTTGAAATCAATCAAAATACCACAAACAGTGGAACTGGAGCCGTGGACCCTGTAAGGGTCTGGGCCGCGGGGCCAGTTGCCTGATTTAACGGTTTGGAATCCAGCCTTGATGCCCTTTTCACAGAAGTATTGACAAATCACAGTAggaaaataatacaatacaaataatacaattaatgatGGTTGAATACTTGCATTTATTTGCATTAGTTTCAAGATCCTGTCATTGTTCATGCTGGATCATTGTCACACTGTCATGACTTACTGGGAGACTTGAATAGATTGCCATATGGCTTTCTCACGTCAATATGCTTCCAATGAAAAGAGATGATTGTAGAATACTATTCTAAATAACTgatattatttgtaatttaaatgtatgtacgacgagagcgtacgtgtaaccagagtcaaattccatgtatgtgtgcacatacatggacaacaaagctgattctgattctgatactGCTCTTTTGGAATCTGTTTCATTATTAAACTCAAtttctataaataataataattattattgtctGCTTTATtggttaaaaatatattttggttgACATTATTTCTAATTCTAAATCATGACATTATCATAAAAACATTGCTATGAAAGCCTCTAGGGacatactttattttgaaaaacaaagcgGCCGGAAGTCACTGACGTTAGCTCCGATGCTAACTTCATAGTAGAGTTGCTTCTCTTTGTCAGAGGACTGACTTCCGTTTTCATGTTTGGTCCAGGTTTCTGGAATTTACTATCTAGTGAGACTCTGAGCCATCGCTTGCTTTGATTAACAGAAGTTGTGACTTGGTGTTTTCGAGACGGAGCTAATAAAAGGACCTCCTTTTCAGCCTGTTCAGAGTTTGAGCccgtcatttttttttatccttgaaAAACACGACTGTTTACCCAGCTAGCTGGCTAGCATCAGCCAGCTGAGTTAAATCACCTAGCATGTTTCGGTTCTTGAATGACGTTGATGACGACCCCTACATGATGTAAGTACTGACATTAATAGCGTTTTGTTGGGACGCTGTGATCACCACGTGCTCTACAGGAGGTGGAAAACGTGCATGTTGGCACGCTGAGTGATATTTTTTCCACTGTGCTTTAAGCAGGTACCTAACGTTACTCCAGCCAGCTGTGGGGGCCTACAGTGGTCCACCATATTGGAtagacaataacaaaaaaaaaaaaaaaagctgtcagACCGCTGAAGCATTTGATTAACCAATCAGCAGCTAAAATGGCCAATTATCACTACTTGTAGAACTTCCCTTTCTTTCCCAATTAACTTTGAGATTGGGATTTTGCTAATTGATGGCAGGTGGCAGTGGTTTAATGGTCTAGGTACCGGAACATCTTTTACATACCGGTACCTGAagagtacccccccccccccccccccccccacacccacacacacacacacacacacacacacacacacacacacacacatttgacagaTCCATGAAACCACCCTTCTGTTTTCTAGATAAGTTTACATTCATTGGAATTCACAAAACACTGATTTTGAAACATCTAGCTTCAAGATTGATCAACTAATTGAGTAGTTGTTGGAGCACTTCTTCCACGTTCttgaacacaaaacaacacaaagaacaGCATCCACAAATGTATGTCAACTTGAGTTGAACCTTGATTGATAAGTTATTTGATAAAGAATTAACCTGCAACAATTTTGACAATCTATTAGTCATGCAAGTCATTTGTCAAGCATTTGTCTTGTTTGGAACTTGTTGTTCTGGACATCTTTTTGTATACTATAATgaattgattattattaatagcaATTACATTCCcaattattttacaaaataaaacaatgtgcaCTTCAAGTTGGACAAGCTTACTCTATCGTGTTATTGTCATATAGTTACCCGGCTACACCCAGTCAATCCACAAAAGGTCACCAGAAGTCAAAGTGTTTCAGTGTAATCTGTGATTTCTTCTAGGGATCCATTTGCAGCTCACAGGCAGCAGATGAGGCTTATGTTTGGACCATTTGGAATGGATCCCTTTGCTCTCACCCCCCAGATACAAGCACCCCGTGTACCACGCAGACAGGTAACTGTCCGCCATGTGGACGGGCTGTATTaatctgttttgtttatttcatgtgtATGATATCCCCATTAGTTtatcaatttgtatttgttatgtttattttaagatgtacatttctttctagGCTGGTCCTCTGACCCCCTTTGGCATGATGGGAATGGTGAGTAGCTGCTTCTATGATCTCCTTCAATACCTTAAATAATAGAACAATGTTTAATCTGTTATTGGAGATTACACATGTAGTATTCTATGAAGTTACCTGTTACCTCTTGTTTATGATGACATGAACCAGGGTTAGGATTTAAAATAGATTCCCGTATGGTCTAGATTTGGGTTTTCAAATAAGGTTGCGTTTACCAAAGTTTACATAGATGCACTTCGTAAATGCACATTGCACAATGAGGTGAGAAAAGACAAGTCTGTGCTTGTCTTTTCTCCCCTTATCAACAGATAAAAATAATATGATGACAGGACtcaaaaaagtgtgttttatgcATCTTCTTGCTCTAAAAATGAAGTTGTGAGGCTCAAAGGATGACCCATGTGGCACTGAAATGACAACGAATGCTGACGTTTCATCAAATGAGATTTTAAAACATCtgcttacatttatttttgcagggtggaggaggagggttcaTGGATATGTTTGGCATGATGGGAGAAATGATGGGAAACGTGGTAAGTAGCAAATAAACAGAAAGGTATAACTCATGAATGAAACCTTTTTTTGAACAGTACTTCTATTTACTGTATTATTGTTCTTCTTGTAGGACAGGATGTCCGGCTCACCGAACTGTCAGACGTTTTCCTCGTCAACAATGATCTCCTACTCCTCTTCAGACTCCGGGCCTCCTGAAGTTTATCAACAGACCAGCGCGACGAGAACGGGCCCAGGAGGGGTGAGAATGCCTTGTGAACAGTTGTTTAAATGGTTACGGTAACACCGAGGGAGTGCCGATGAGTGACAAATAAGTAGACCTGATTTCTCACCTCAACCTGACTGGACATGTTGCCGCCATGCTTTCTTAGTTCAGGCGTGCCGGTGGCCTTCTGGCCTCATAAACCATGAAATCACCAGTAATTGTTGGGACAATAAGTAGATCATGTACACTATAAACGTTAGAGTTTTCATTCAAGTTTGTTCAGAGTGCAGAGCAGCCGGCTTGTTTTTGTAAACCGAGTCGTCACATTCTTCACCTCAGATCCGTGAGACGCGGCAGTCGATGAGGGACAGTGAAAGCGGCCTCGAGCGTCTTGCCATTGGCCACCACATCGGGGAGCGTGGACACGTAATGGAGCGCTCACGAAATCGCCGCACCGGAGACCGCGAGGAACGACAAGACTTCATTAACCTCGAAGAGAGTGAGTCATTGGGCCAGAAACGGATTGCTGTTGATGGGGATCCACTATTCTTGTTAGATGCCAGATCATGCGGCAGTGCCACGAGATATGTTGTTTGTGTCGCTTGACAACCTGCCGTGTGTTCCTGCTAGCTGATGCTGGAGCGTTTGAcgaggagtggaggagggaggcagtACGATACGTCCCCCCGACTGCCCGGGGGCTGGAGTACGGCCGAGATCGACGGGGAGGAGGCCAGCAGCTGGCCCTTACTGCTCCTCCTAGCTCGACGACCCCTCCAGGCATTCGGGACGACTCCCCGAGACACCGTCAGGCCCAAACCCGTCCGCGTTACGACTGGTGAGAGGTAAGAGGGAGTATTTAGTGCAGCTTTGATTCACAGGCCTGGATCAGTTGAGTCCAGCCTGCCATGATGGGTCGGGGCATCTGGCTCTAATTtaactaaactttttttttttcttgaatcaAAGTAGCTGAAACAATGTCATTGTTTCTCACGTCTTAAACATTAAGTTTCCGGTTCTTTTCCAGTTAGAAACTCAGTTCATCATGAGAACAAAAAGATGGAAGATGGAAGCACACAACGTGTTGTCCAGATATGATGCAATAAAAGGCAAACAAGTCAGTTAAATGTATGAAGCCCAACATCACCTCTGTCGTTA contains:
- the wnt4b gene encoding wingless-type MMTV integration site family, member 4b codes for the protein MPTVSTVNLTAPLLLLLLWATHPTMATNWLSLARLPRSRPVSGAAPCARLRGLTPGQVGVCRARGEVMESVRKAAEMVIEECQHQFRNRRWNCSTTPRGINVFGRVMNQGTREAAFVHALSSAAVAVAVTQACTRGELERCGCDRKVRGVSPEGFQWSGCSDNLSYGVAFSQTFVDEPERAKGLSSGRPLMNLHNNEAGRKAILHNMQVECKCHGVSGSCELRTCWKVMPPFRRVGVVLKERFDGATEVRLTRIGSRTALLPRDPQVKPPAARDLVYLAPSPDFCHLDPDNGIPGTAGRRCNGTSRLAPDGCELVCCGPGYRAGRAEVVQRCSCKFSWCCSVRCQQCKNTVTIHTCRV
- the cdc42l gene encoding cell division cycle 42, like, coding for MQTIKCVVVGDGAVGKTCLLISYTTNKFPSEYVPTVFDNYAVTVMIGGEPYTLGLFDTAGQEDYDRLRPLSYPQTDVFLVCFSVVSPSSFENVKEKWVPEISHHCPRTPFLLVGTQVDLREDSNTIEKLAKNKQRPLYIESGEKLARELKAVKYVECSALTQRGLKNVFDEAILAALEPPEMKNKKRCVLL
- the mlf2 gene encoding myeloid leukemia factor 2 → MFRFLNDVDDDPYMMDPFAAHRQQMRLMFGPFGMDPFALTPQIQAPRVPRRQAGPLTPFGMMGMGGGGGFMDMFGMMGEMMGNVDRMSGSPNCQTFSSSTMISYSSSDSGPPEVYQQTSATRTGPGGIRETRQSMRDSESGLERLAIGHHIGERGHVMERSRNRRTGDREERQDFINLEETDAGAFDEEWRREAVRYVPPTARGLEYGRDRRGGGQQLALTAPPSSTTPPGIRDDSPRHRQAQTRPRYDW